A single Tamandua tetradactyla isolate mTamTet1 chromosome X, mTamTet1.pri, whole genome shotgun sequence DNA region contains:
- the UBA1 gene encoding ubiquitin-like modifier-activating enzyme 1: MSSSPLSKKRRVSGPDPKPGSNCSPAHSVLSEVSSVPTNGMAKNGSEADIDEGLYSRQLYVLGHEAMKRLQTSSVLVSGLRGLGVEIAKNIILGGVKAVTLHDQGTAQWADLSSQFYLREEDIGKNRAEVSQPRLAELNSYVPVSAYTGPLVEDFLSGFQVVVLTNTPLEDQLRVGEFCHSRGIKLVVADTRGLFGQLFCDFGEEMILTDSNGEQPLSAMVSMVTKDSPGVVTCLDEARHGFESGDFVSFSEVQGMIELNGNQPIEIKVLGPYTFSICDTSTFSDYVRGGIVSQVKVPKKISFKSLLTSLAEPDFVITDFAKYSRPAQLHIGFQALHQFCTQHGRTPRPRNEEDATELVALAQAVNARALPMVQQDNLDEDLIRKLAYVAAGDLAPMNAFIGGLAAQEVMKACSGKFMPIMQWLYFDALECLPEDKEVLTEDRCLPCRNRYDGQVAVFGSDLQEKLGKQRYFLVGAGAIGCELLKNFAMIGLGCGEGGEVVITDMDTIEKSNLNRQFLFRPWDVTKLKSDTAAAAVHQMNPHIRVTSHQNRVGPDTERIYDDDFFQNLDGVANALDNVDARMYMDRRCVYYRKPLLESGTLGTKGNVQVVIPFLTESYSSSQDPPEKSIPICTLKNFPNAIEHTLQWARDEFEGLFKQPAENVNQYLTDPKFVERTLRLAGTQPLEVLEAVQRSLVLQRPQTWADCVTWACHHWHTQYSNNIRQLLHNFPPEQLTSSGAPFWSGPKRCPHPLTFDISNPLHLDYVVAAANLFAQTYGLTGSQDRTAVATLLRSVQIPEFTPKSGVKIHVSDQELQSANASVDDSRLEELKATLPSPDKLPGFKMYPIDFEKDDDSNFHMDFIVAASNLRADNYDIPPADRHKSKLIAGKIIPAIATTTAAVVGLVCLELYKVVQGHRQLDSYKNGFLNLALPFFGFSEPLAAPRHQYYNQEWTLWDRFEVQGLQPNGEEMTLKQFLDYFKTEHKLEITMLSQGVSMLYSFFMPAAKLKERLDQPMTEIVSRVSKRKLGRHVRALVLELCCNDESGEDVEVPYVRYTIR, from the exons ATGTCCAGCTCGCCGCTGTCCAAGAAACGTCGCGTGTCCGGGCCTGATCCAAAGCCAGGTTCTAACTGCTCTCCTGCTCACTCTGTGCTCTCTGAAGTATCCTCTGTACCAACCAAC GGAATGGCGAAGAACGGCAGTGAAGCAGACATAGATGAGGGTCTTTACTCCCGGCAGTT GTATGTGCTGGGCCATGAGGCAATGAAGCGGCTCCAGACATCCAGTGTACTGGTATCAGGCCTGCGGGGTCTGGGAGTGGAGATTGCCAAGAACATCATCCTTGGGGGTGTCAAAGCTGTCACCCTACATGACCAGGGCACTGCACAGTGGGCTGACCTATCCTCCCAG TTCTACCTGCGGGAGGAGGACATCGGTAAAAACCGGGCTGAGGTATCACAGCCCCGCCTCGCTGAACTCAACAGCTATGTGCCTGTCAGTGCTTACACTGGGCCCCTTGTTGAGGACTTCCTTAGTGGCTTCCAG GTGGTAGTCCTCACCAACACCCCCTTGGAGGACCAGCTGCGGGTGGGTGAGTTCTGTCACAGCCGTGGCATCAAGCTGGTAGTTGCAGACACAAGGGGCCTATTTGG GCAGCTCTTCTGTGACTTTGGAGAGGAAATGATCCTCACAGATTCCAATGGGGAGCAGCCACTCAGTGCTATGGTTTCTATGGTTACCAAG GACAGCCCCGGTGTGGTTACCTGCCTGGATGAGGCCCGACATGGGTTTGAGAGTGGCGACTTTGTCTCCTTTTCAGAAGTGCAGGGCATGATCGAACTCAATGGAAATCAGCCCATAGAAATCAAAGTTTTGG GTCCCTACACCTTTAGCATCTGTGACACCTCCACATTCTCCGACTATGTCCGTGGAGGTATTGTCAGTCAGGTCAAAGTACCTAAGAAGATTAGCTTT AAATCCTTGCTGACTTCACTGGCAGAGCCTGACTTTGTGATAACGGACTTTGCCAAGTATTCACGTCCTGCCCAGCTACATATTGGCTTCCAGGCCCTGCACCAGTTCTGCACTCAGCATGGCCGCACACCTCGGCCCCGCAATGAG GAGGATGCAACAGAACTAGTGGCCCTAGCACAGGCTGTGAATGCTCGAGCCCTGCCTATGGTTCAGCAAGATAACCTAGACGAGGACCTCATCCGGAAGCTGGCATATGTGGCTGCTGGGGATCTTGCACCAATGAATGCCTTCATTGGGGGTTTGGCTGCCCAGGAGGTCATGAAG GCCTGCTCTGGGAAGTTTATGCCCATCATGCAGTGGTTGTACTTTGATGCCCTTGAGTGTCTCCCTGAGGACAAAGAAGTTCTCACAGAGGACAGGTGCCTCCCG TGCCGGAACCGTTATGATGGGCAGGTGGCTGTATTTGGCTCAGACTTACAAGAGAAGCTGGGCAAACAGAGGTACTTCCTG GTGGGTGCAGGAGCCATTGGCTGTGAGCTGCTCAAGAACTTCGCCATGATTGGGCTGGGctgtggggagggtggggaagtCGTCATCACAGACATGGACACCATTGAGAAGTCCAATCTGAACCGACAATTTCTGTTCCGGCCCTGGGATGTCACG AAATTGAAATCTGACACAGCTGCTGCAGCTGTACACCAAATGAATCCACACATTCGGGTGACAAGCCACCAGAACCGCGTGGGCCCTGACACAGAGCGCATCTATGATGATGACTTCTTCCAAAACCTGGATGGCGTGGCCAATGCCCTGGACAACGTGGATGCTC GTATGTACATGGACCGCCGCTGTGTATACTACCGTAAGCCACTGCTGGAATCAGGCACACTGGGCACCAAGGGCAATGTGCAGGTGGTGATCCCCTTCCTGACAGAGTCGTACAGCTCCAGCCAGGACCCACCAGAGAAGTCCATCCCCATCTGCACACTGAAGAATTTCCCCAATGCCATTGAGCACACCCTGCAG TGGGCTCGGGATGAGTTTGAAGGCCTTTTCAAGCAGCCAGCAGAAAACGTCAACCAGTACCTCAC AGACCCCAAGTTTGTTGAGCGGACACTGCGGCTGGCAGGTACCCAACCACTGGAGGTGCTGGAGGCCGTGCAGCGCAGCCTGGTACTGCAGCGGCCACAAACATGGGCTGACTGCGTGACCTGGGCTTGTCATCACTGGCATACCCAATACTCTAACAACATCCGGCAACTGCTGCACAACTTTCCTCCTGAACAG CTCACAAGCTCAGGAGCTCCGTTCTGGTCTGGGCCCAAACGCTGTCCACATCCACTCACCTTTGACATCAGCAAC CCTCTACACCTGGACTATGTGGTGGCTGCTGCCAACCTGTTTGCCCAGACCTATGGGCTGACAGGCTCTCAGGACCGAACCGCTGTGGCCACACTTCTACGGTCTGTGCAGATCCCCGAGTTCACTCCCAAGTCTGGCGTCAAGATCCATGTCTCTGACCAGGAGCTGCAGAGCGCCAATGCCTCTGTTG ATGACAGCCGTCTAGAGGAGCTCAAGGCTACGCTGCCCAGCCCAGACAAGCTCCCTGGGTTCAAAATGTACCCCATCGACTTTGAGAAG GATGATGACAGCAACTTCCACATGGATTTCATTGTGGCTGCGTCCAACCTCCGGGCAGATAATTATGACATTCCCCCTGCAGACAGGCACAAG AGCAAGCTGATTGCAGGCAAGATCATCCCCGCCATTGCCACAACCACAGCAGCTGTGGTTGGCCTTGTGTGTTTGGAGCTGTACAAGGTAGTGCAGGGGCACCGGCAGCTTGATTCCTACAAGAATGGCTTCCTCAACTTGGCCCTAcctttctttggcttttctgaaCCCCTTGCTGCACCTCGTCACCAG TACTATAATCAAGAGTGGACATTGTGGGATCGCTTTGAGGTTCAGGGGTTGCAGCCTAATGGTGAAGAGATGACCCTCAAACAGTTCCTCGACTACTTTAAG ACAGAGCACAAATTGGAGATCACCATGCTGTCCCAGGGTGTATCCATGCTCTATTCCTTCTTCATGCCAGCCGCCAAGCTCAAGGAACGGTTGGATCAGCC GATGACAGAGATTGTGAGCCGTGTGTCGAAGCGAAAGCTGGGCCGCCATGTGCGGGCGCTGGTGCTTGAGCTATGCTGCAACGACGAGAGCGGCGAGGATGTGGAGGTCCCCTATGTACGATACACCATCCGCTGA